CAAGATAAACTCATGGCTGCCAAGGATGATAGAATGAGGAAGACATCAGAATGTCTTAGGAACATGAGGATTCTCAAGTTGCAGGCTTGGGAGGACAGATATCGAGTTAAGCTGGAGGAGATGAGGAATGTTGAGTTCAAGTGGCTCCGCAAAGCGCTCTACTCTCAAGCTTTTATCACATTCATATTTTGGAGCTCTCCCATATTTGTTGGTGCCGTCACTTTTGGTACTTCTATATTGATGTCTCAGCAGCTCACTGCTGGCAGTGTTCTTTCTGCATTGGCGACCTTCAGAATTCTCCAAGACCCTCTTAGAAATTTTCCAGACTTGGTGTCAATGATGGCTCAGACAAAAGTTTCACTTGACAGGATTTCTGGGTTCCTCCAGGATGAAGAATTGCAGGAGGACGCAACTATAGTCCTTCCACAAGGTACCACTAAGATTGCtgtggaaataaaaaatggcGAATTCTGCTGGGACCCCTCTTCCGCAAGACCAACTCTATCGGGAATTCAATTGAAAGTGGAAGCAGGGATGCGGGTGGCTGTCTGTGGCATGGTTGGCTCCGGAAAGTCAAGTTTTCTCTCCTGTATCCTCGGAGAGGTTCCAAAAGTTGCCGGTGAAGTATGACTAGCTACTGATATTTCTAAGATTCTTTCAAATGCTCACATTATGTTGGAAACTTTGTGCTAATTGTTGCATGATGGATGATTTTTCAGGTCAGAATTTGCGGTTCTGCAGCTTATGTCTCTCAGTCAGCTTGGATACAATCTGGAAATATTGAAGAGAACATTCTTTTCGGTAGCCCTATGGATAAAGCAAGATATAAAAGTGTGATCCATGCTTGTTCACTAAAGAAGGATTTGGAGCTCTTATCCCATGGAGATCAGACCATCATTGGTGATAGAGGCATAAATTTGAGCGGTGGGCAGAAGCAGCGAGTACAGCTTGCTCGGGCGCTCTATCAAGATGCGGACATTTATCTACTTGACGATCCATTCAGTGCAGTTGATGTGCATACAGGATCAGAGTTGTTTAAGGTTGAAATTCTCGAGTGCATTGCCTTTCCTTTGCTTTAAGCTGATGGATCTTTATTGAACATGTTGATCTCACTGCAGGAATACATTTTAACAGCACTAGCTACAAAGACTGTGATATTTGTGACCCATCAAGTTGAATTTTTGCCTGCTGCAGATATGATACTGGTATGAAATTGTTGTTTAACTGTGTTTGTCTCTTCTCTAGGTTTTGCACTTAACTTTGTTACTGTATAAAATTGCTTTACAACTACTTTTAACTTTAAATTGCTTTACATGAAGCTACAAGCCTTTTTTCCTGTGAGTGGGTTAAAACACCTTTCCCGTCGAGTGAAAAATACTTGTTTTgtgatttctctttctttattgggAAGGAGCAATAATAGCTTGTCATCACTGGAGAAGGATTGTTGAAGCACTTCCTGCGCTTGGTGGAAAGGACATGCTTATTAGCATTTTATACATATTAGAATGTCAACTCTTGATGGATCTCCGATCATCACATTTATTTGTACgttcgtttttcttttctgcagGTCCTAAAGGAGGGGCGCATCATTCAAGCTGGAAAATATGATGATCTTCTACAGGCAGGAACTGATTTTGAAACACTGGTCTCAGCTCACCATGAAGCAATTGGAGCATTAGACATTCCAAACCACTCATCAGAAGATTCAGATGAGAATTTGCCTGGCTCTATCATACTTGGGAAAAAATGCAACGCAGGAGGCAATGACGTTGATATTTTGGCAAAAGAAGTACACGAGGGTATATCAGCCCCTGAACAGAAAGcaatcaaagagaaaaagaaagcaaagcgGTCACGAAAAAAGCAGCTTGTTcaggaagaggaaagagagcgGGGACGAGTCAGTATGACAGTTTATCTCTCATATATGGCTGCTGCATATAAAGGCTTACTGATTCCACTTATAATTATTGCACAAtcgttatttcaatttcttcaaattggaAGTAACTGGTGGATGGCTTGGGCAAATCCCCAAACAGAAGGAGACCAACCAAAAGTCAGACCCATGGTGCTCCTGATCGTTTATATGGCACTTGCTTTTGGGAGTTCTTGGTTTATATTTGTAAGGGCTGTTCTCGTGGCTACATTTGGGCTTGCTGCAGCTCAGAAGCTCTTCTCGAGGATGCTGACAAGTGTGTTTCGTGCTCCAATGTCTTTCTTTGACTCTACACCAGCCGGACGGATTTTGAATCGTGTATGTTTCCTTTTCTTACAAGAAACTTGCATGCCCTTTGACTGTTGTTACGTACCTTCTAGAGAGTTAGACCTTGAGACTTGAGAGACTCTCCTGCTTGGTTATTACTGTTGGTGTATTTGCCGACTGATGAATGGGATTCATACTTTCTTTTTAGGTGTCGGTTGATCAAAGTGTCGTGGATCTTGACATTCCCTTTAGACTTGGCGGTTTTGCTTCAACAACCATACAGCTTATTGGCATTGTATGTGTAATGGCTAAAGTTACCTGGCAAGTGATTCTTCTTGTCATCCCAATGGCGGTGGCTTGCTTGTGGATGCAGGTGACCTTGAGTTCTGCTTTAACATTTACTTACAACTTTTGCCTTATTTTTTGAGTACCAAACAGAGGAATGCAAAGTTATTTGTATCTGCTAGTCCAGTGGCCATTACAATTATAACCCTTTTCCTATGATGTTACAAGAATGTGATGGCAAGAGATTTTTAAGGCCTCAAAGAAATTGGATTGTTCAAAGTTGTCTCATGGTGGCATGAAATCTAAACAATATCTCAACCCAGGCCTACCTGGCACTGATCGACTTAACATTTTGTTCTCTCCTGCTAAGTCCTAACCCTGTCGCACATTTTTGTGTTCTGAACATATGCGACTGACGTTGAGCTCGTTTATATGATCTTTTTCTAAGAGAGGGGAAGTCATGAGTAAATAACAGAAGCAGGTGAATTTTCCCTTGTTATTATTGTGATTATACATAGATAGGTTCAGATTCAGATGGCACCCCCTTTGTGCCAATTTGAATAGAAGTTCTTGTTCTTCTGAAGAAACAAGATTGAGCGATTGATGTCACTTTAACTGAAGAGTATCTGAATGCAGAAATACTACATGGCTTCATCAAGGGAACTTGTCCGTATTGTAAGCATCCAGAAATCTCCAATCATGCATCTTTTTGGGGAATCAATTGCTGGAGCCGCCACAATAAGAGGTTTTGGGCAAGAGAAGAGATTTATGAAgaggaatcttcatcttcttgacTGTTTTGGTCGCCCATTCTTTTACAGTATTGCAGCAATAGAGTGGCTTTGCCTTCGCATGGAATTACTCTCCACTTTTGTGTTCGCTTTTTGCATGATTCTACTAATCAGCTTTCCACATGGAACTATTGATCCTAGTAAgtattgaatttttcttcttatccCCAATCAATCTTACGTAgtttttgaagattttcttttGGAGCATGTGTGGATCAGACAAAACAATGCTTTACAAGTGGTGGCTTGAGCACATTTTCAGCATCAACCATTAACCTGTGGTGTCTTTGAACCAGTAAAATCTTGAGACTGATTAAGTTCTCTGTAGATTTTGTCTTTCCTGATTTTCAGTGGATTTTCAACTTAGATTAAAAAGTTTCCTTTTGTGTATCCTTTAGtcccatcaatccaatgctgTTAGAGAAAAAGAGGTTTTAATGCTGGGAAAACTATTATGCACTCTTATGTTGAGTGGCTTAAATGGAACTTTAATAGGTAGGATAGGATTTTGGGACGTATtataaagatgtgattttgaCATACTTTGCTTCTCTCTTATTTTCATAGGCATGGCTGGCCTTGCTGTGACTTATGGTCTAAACTTGAATGCCCGCCTCTCAAGATGGATACTTAGCTTTTGCAAGCTtgagaacaaaataatttccatAGAAAGAATATACCAGTACTGTCAAATCCCAAGTGAAGCTCCGCCAGTTATAGAGGACTCTCGCCCTCCATCTACATGGCCAGAGTGTGGGATGATTGAACTAATTGATTTGAAGGTATACAGAACCTACATTTCTTGTTAACATTCTATTTTCagagttttgagtttttatctGCTGATGTTTGGTGGGGCCACATATATACACTATTTTCATCAACCAACTGGCCATCAGCCCGGTTGCCGGGGGTTTGTGTTGGGTGCACAAAGGCTGGGTCTAAATCCAACCAtgagcccaaaaaaaaagaaagaaagaaagaaagaaatccacCCTTGTGAGTTTGTGTCTGGTTGTCTCATAAAACGGGTTATTATAGGCTTAAATgatatttagaattaattttttgtggAATTGGTCCTATGCATAGTTCATTTAGAATTTTCCAAGAAGCTTGGGAGTATGTGGTGTTAAATATTACTCCTGCCCTATTCCTATTTGATCAGCTAATATTGGAAAACTTACGAGACAGGTTTGACCAACAGGCAATTGCTTGTGAGGGCCACTGGCCCCCATTGCTTGTAAAATATAATATCACCTAGACTGATATTGCATTTAATCTGTCTTTTATTGTGTCCATAAAGCAGTCTGTAATTTAAGAAAACCTTGttgattatattataatttgcTTGTCGAAACTTTATTTGAAGCTTGTATCTTAAAAAACCAAAAGGATGGTGTCAGTTGCCTTTACCCTTTTATTGTGATTATTTGGCGATACATAAAAAATAGGTTGTCGTGTTCGATCTGACTGCTAATATTAGACTTCGTTGTCTTTGAAATATTTACTAAAATGTGACCATCTTGATCTTATACTGGAAAGTGTGAGGGGAGAGTGAGCAGGGAAGGTATCCGCTAGTGGAATTTTCTAGCCTAAAAGGTTTCAACTTTTTAAGCAAGCTTCTTCTAACTCCCGAGTATCCTAATGTTGATCACGAGATGCTGATTGTCACAACTTTCTGCAGGTACGTTACAAGGAGAGTCTTCCCTTGGTGCTCCATGACATAAACTGCACATTTCCTGGGGGAAAAAGGATCGGCATTGTCGGGCGTACTGGAAGCGGCAAATCAACCTTAATTCAGGCCCTGTTTCGCTTGATTGAACCATCTAGTGGGAGAATCATTATAGACAAGATCGATATATCTAAAGTAGGGCTCCATGACCTTCGAAGTCGCTTGAGTATCATACCCCAGGATCCGACATTATTTGAAGGAACTATAAGGGGCAATCTCGATCCCCTTGAGGAGCATTCAGATGTTGAAATTTGGCAGGTTCTGTTCTTTTTGCTTGCCATATCTTTTTTAAGGTTAATCTCATATCTGCATGGCCCATAACTAATCATTGTGAATGTAAAGCTCTGAAATTTTCATGTAAACAGAAGTCACCATTATACTTGATGCTTATGACTTTGCTTGTTGAATTTTACTTCATATGATTGGTAGCAATGACCGTCATCTAAAACCCCGACTGGAAACTGACATAGCATGGATGTGGGCACATAGGTAAGGTGCCACATTACATCTCGATCAGATTGGAGTGACCTCATTGTACCATAAAAAATTTGCTTGCAATAAATGATGCAAATTGATTTCACTCCCATGACTTTCTGTGCTATTTTCTATGCTCCTGTAGTAGCTCCTGTTAAGGCTCATGATCTATCATTCTGATTGCGAGCACTTGTTCATAATTTGTGTGTCCATCCATTCATCAGTCAAATCCAGTTTTGAATATGAATTATATGCTTGTGAAGCATCAACACTGCAATAACCTTTGAATTTTCACTTCTTGAGGCTAGAGTTAATAACCCTTAAACTTGATTTAGTGCAGGCCTTGGATAAATCTCAGCTTGGGGAGATAGTGCGTGAGAAAGAGCTAAAGCTTGATACTCCAGGTGGGTAGCCACCATAGAAGTATTTGCGACTTTTTTATTTCGATTTGTATTCAGATGATCAATCTGCTCAATCTCAATTCAGTTCTTGAAAGTGGAGATAACTGGAGTGTGGGGCAAAGGCAATTAGTTTCTCTTGGTCGGGCTTTGCTTAAGCAGGCAAGGATATTGGTTCTTGATGAAGCTACTGCTTCAGTCGACACAGCCACTGATAACCTCATCCAGGGAATTCTCCGGACAGAGTTTAAGGATTGCACCGTGTGCACCATAGCACATCGTATTCCAACAGTTATTGACAGTGATCTGGTTTTAGTCCTCAATGAAGGTATGTCCAGGTTCTCTCAAAGCCCTTTTTTCTCTTGATCATCCactttaaggaaaaagaaggcaaGAACAAACAGTGaatacaaaagaaagagaaagtcaCGGCATCTGACTAGCAATGCTTAAGCCGCGTTAAATATGTcaactttttatatttcaagTTAAGAACCCAGAGGATGCTCAAGGCTTTAACATGTATATTTGTTTCTAAGGAACCATTAGAGGAACGTTCACATTTACAACCGTGTAGAAGGGTTTTGCATCTTATGGCACCTTGAGTCTTTGACAGAGAGTCAAGAGCATCCTATGATATAGGGGGAGTGCAATTTCCCAAGGAATAGCAAAACCCTACTGCACAGTTCTAATCATTGATGTCTCTAGTGAACTGATCCCGCCAAGTTGAATCCCCTCAACATAGCAAAGTAGAAGATGCCATCGCCTCATATTATCTCCAATGCAATGGAAAATCCAATAATGGGAAACAAGAATGCATCCACATAGAGACTTCTAGCACTTGTTGCCCACAATTGTGATCCTGCTTCAGTCTGAATAATCAAGAATGAACTGTTAAATTTTGACGAGGACCTTTTATCAGTGACTAGATACTAGGAAACATGAAGACACcttacatttattttttctttttggggtatTGGTGTTTCTCTCTGTCAGGACATGCATTCACAGTTGAAATCATCAGTGTACCATAAGCAAGATAATCATTAGCAGTGTCTCCGCAGTTCAGTACTTACCTTCTGAGATTTTCTCCAGGTCGAGTAGCAGAGTTTGACACTCCAGCACGACTATTAGAGGACAGATCATCCATGTTTCTAAAGTTGGTAACTGAATATTCATCAAGGTCGAGTGGCATACCCGAGTTTTAGTTTGCGCAGCATGCCTGGAGGCCTTGAAAGGACTTGGAGCATCAAAAATGGTAATCCAGACTGACTCACCCGATTCTTCTCCATTTGGTGGCGCTGCTTCATTCAGCCCATAAGAACATGCAACTGAGAAGGATCAAAAGGGGGGGGCTTTTCTGGTTCCAACTTATCACATGTGGCCAGGAAAAATCACACGAAAGTCATTCTTTGGAGCGGCAGCATGGGGAAGTTCGTGCATGTTCGTTCCAATGGCTACCGAAATAAGAAGGATCGGTCGGAGGCAGGGTAATAATTGGGAGAGAGTAGGAGGGGGGTAATTATTGAGATCTTGCAATAAAAGTAGATTGTAAATTGGTGCACGATGTCGTTCCAATATTGCAACGAAATTTTGTAGTGCTGGATTAGTCATTGTGAATACACTAGAGTCCAGTGGCCAGAAACCCATTTTGAGGGTAGTACagtacagttttttttttcagtctttCTGATCTTGTGCCCTGCTTAATTGTGCTTTGTATGGCAACTCAGTGAATCCGCTTTTTCCTTTCCAATCTTTCCCGTCCGAGACGTCACCGTCATTTCGCTGGGGCAACTATGATTCTCGTCCACTTTCTTGTGTTTAAGTTTGCATGTATGTCATAAGGCGCGACGGGAACTTCAAGCTGAGCATACTGTGAAGTCCATCATCTGCATCTTTGCGACAGCCTAAGGAAGTTGGCTTGACTGGCTAACCTCAGCCCAATCGCGTGTTCTTGACAGAACTCAAAAGCTAGAACAAACGCATTAGATTGGGTCGATGATGAACTTCCTTCAAAACGAAAAACGATGAAGAAAGCCGGCACGTCTGGTGGGATGGGATGGGATGGGATGGGACGGGGAGGATAGCGAAGCCCGGTGGCATTTCGATTCCGTCATAGGGCGTTCATAAGGAAAGCATTAACAAACACGAATCGTTGACTATCGAgcagggaaagaagaagagtccTAGTTG
The sequence above is drawn from the Eucalyptus grandis isolate ANBG69807.140 chromosome 11, ASM1654582v1, whole genome shotgun sequence genome and encodes:
- the LOC104425220 gene encoding ABC transporter C family member 5, which produces IGFLSSAVATGPPHGNNAPLLRTIRGLPVLELSSVCINLTLCLVFLFVVSVRQISVCIGRIRIAKDDSIAGSSPISRSFDGEIFVVKIGYGFKLSVLSCFYVLFVQVLVLGFDGTGLIREASSGKSADWSGLCSPAAQCLAWFLLSFSAVHCKLNVPEKFPLLLRVWWLASFFICLLTLHADVRAFLVEGSAHWSSHVVANFACAPALAFLCYVAAKGDTGVQTSRNSDIREPLLLEEEAGPAKVTPYNDAGLFSLATLSWLNPLLSIGAKRPLELRDIPLLAPNDRAKTNYKVLKSNWEKLKAENPSKQPSLAWAILKSFWREAACNAIFAGLNTLVSYVGPFLISYFVDYLVGKETFRHEGYILAGIFFGAKLVETLTTRQWYLGVDILGMHVRSALTAMVYRKGLRLSSAAKQSHTSGEIVNYMAVDVQRVGDFSWYLHDIWMLPMQIALALAILYKNVGIASVAALVATIVSIIVTVPVARIQEDYQDKLMAAKDDRMRKTSECLRNMRILKLQAWEDRYRVKLEEMRNVEFKWLRKALYSQAFITFIFWSSPIFVGAVTFGTSILMSQQLTAGSVLSALATFRILQDPLRNFPDLVSMMAQTKVSLDRISGFLQDEELQEDATIVLPQGTTKIAVEIKNGEFCWDPSSARPTLSGIQLKVEAGMRVAVCGMVGSGKSSFLSCILGEVPKVAGEVRICGSAAYVSQSAWIQSGNIEENILFGSPMDKARYKSVIHACSLKKDLELLSHGDQTIIGDRGINLSGGQKQRVQLARALYQDADIYLLDDPFSAVDVHTGSELFKEYILTALATKTVIFVTHQVEFLPAADMILVLKEGRIIQAGKYDDLLQAGTDFETLVSAHHEAIGALDIPNHSSEDSDENLPGSIILGKKCNAGGNDVDILAKEVHEGISAPEQKAIKEKKKAKRSRKKQLVQEEERERGRVSMTVYLSYMAAAYKGLLIPLIIIAQSLFQFLQIGSNWWMAWANPQTEGDQPKVRPMVLLIVYMALAFGSSWFIFVRAVLVATFGLAAAQKLFSRMLTSVFRAPMSFFDSTPAGRILNRVSVDQSVVDLDIPFRLGGFASTTIQLIGIVCVMAKVTWQVILLVIPMAVACLWMQKYYMASSRELVRIVSIQKSPIMHLFGESIAGAATIRGFGQEKRFMKRNLHLLDCFGRPFFYSIAAIEWLCLRMELLSTFVFAFCMILLISFPHGTIDPSMAGLAVTYGLNLNARLSRWILSFCKLENKIISIERIYQYCQIPSEAPPVIEDSRPPSTWPECGMIELIDLKVRYKESLPLVLHDINCTFPGGKRIGIVGRTGSGKSTLIQALFRLIEPSSGRIIIDKIDISKVGLHDLRSRLSIIPQDPTLFEGTIRGNLDPLEEHSDVEIWQALDKSQLGEIVREKELKLDTPVLESGDNWSVGQRQLVSLGRALLKQARILVLDEATASVDTATDNLIQGILRTEFKDCTVCTIAHRIPTVIDSDLVLVLNEGRVAEFDTPARLLEDRSSMFLKLVTEYSSRSSGIPEF